The following proteins are encoded in a genomic region of Lactiplantibacillus plantarum:
- the hprK gene encoding HPr(Ser) kinase/phosphatase, with protein sequence MAGSVTVADLVKNTRLDVYHGADLLEKKDITTSDISRPGLALTGYFNYYPRERVQLLGKTETAYSKNMSHDERLMIFRKMCQLTTPAFVISTGLPVPEELVQAGEENGVPILGTKMTSSRILSNMTNYLEGKLAERQSVHGVLVDIYGLGVLITGDSGVGKSETALELVKRGHRLIADDRVDVYQQDEQTLVGEAPAILNHLLEIRGIGIIDVMNLFGAGAVRQDTDIDLIVHLENWTPDKQFDRLGNGEQNRKFFDVEVPEISIPVKTGRNLAIIIEAAAMNFRAESMGYDATKVFDDNLNKLIKTNSVHDSHK encoded by the coding sequence TTGGCAGGAAGTGTAACCGTTGCCGATTTGGTGAAAAATACGCGCCTGGATGTGTATCATGGCGCTGACTTATTAGAAAAGAAAGATATTACAACGAGCGACATTTCACGTCCGGGGCTGGCGTTGACCGGTTACTTCAACTACTATCCTCGTGAACGAGTGCAATTGCTAGGTAAAACTGAAACCGCTTATTCGAAAAATATGAGTCATGATGAACGACTGATGATTTTTCGTAAGATGTGTCAGTTAACCACACCCGCGTTCGTCATTTCAACGGGGTTACCCGTTCCAGAAGAACTCGTGCAAGCCGGTGAGGAAAATGGCGTGCCGATTTTAGGAACGAAAATGACATCATCACGGATTCTAAGTAATATGACGAATTACTTGGAAGGTAAATTAGCTGAACGACAATCTGTCCACGGGGTATTAGTTGACATCTATGGATTAGGTGTGCTGATTACTGGTGATTCCGGTGTTGGGAAGAGTGAAACGGCCCTGGAATTAGTCAAACGGGGGCATCGTTTGATTGCTGATGACCGGGTCGATGTCTATCAACAGGATGAACAAACGCTTGTCGGTGAAGCACCCGCAATCTTGAATCACTTATTGGAGATTCGAGGTATCGGAATTATTGATGTTATGAATCTTTTTGGCGCTGGGGCTGTTCGTCAAGATACCGACATTGACCTTATCGTGCACCTTGAGAATTGGACGCCTGATAAGCAATTTGATAGACTAGGAAATGGAGAACAGAACCGGAAATTCTTTGATGTTGAAGTTCCTGAAATCTCGATTCCAGTTAAGACTGGACGTAACCTAGCAATCATTATCGAAGCAGCGGCCATGAACTTTCGGGCCGAGAGCATGGGCTACGATGCGACCAAGGTCTTTGACGATAACTTGAACAAGTTGATCAAAACGAATTCCGTGCATGATTCTCACAAGTAA
- a CDS encoding phage holin family protein: MGFWKRILINTILFIAIAGFFQSSFHVASVWMALIASFVLAILNAAIKPFLLLLSLPITLLTLGLFSIVINGFMLQMTSYVVGKANFGFSSFGMAMVVSILMSIANVIVSNFFAKDGVDGE; this comes from the coding sequence GTGGGCTTTTGGAAACGAATTTTAATCAATACAATCTTATTTATTGCGATTGCTGGCTTTTTTCAGAGCAGTTTTCACGTTGCAAGTGTGTGGATGGCTTTAATTGCCAGTTTTGTGCTTGCAATTTTAAACGCCGCTATTAAGCCGTTTTTGCTGTTATTATCGTTACCGATTACGTTATTGACACTCGGGCTATTCAGTATTGTCATCAATGGTTTTATGCTTCAGATGACATCCTACGTTGTGGGTAAGGCCAATTTCGGCTTTTCGAGTTTTGGCATGGCGATGGTTGTTTCGATTCTCATGTCAATTGCTAACGTGATTGTTTCCAACTTTTTCGCGAAAGACGGCGTTGATGGTGAATAA